A single genomic interval of Amycolatopsis albispora harbors:
- a CDS encoding alpha/beta fold hydrolase, with protein MELTERFESSAGQVRWASFGDGPPLVLLHGTPWSSFVWRRFAEVLAGWWRVYLWDMPGYGQSAKFDGQDVSLAAQARVFSELLDHWGLDRPAVVAHDFGGAVSLRAHLLHGRAYERLAVVDPVALAPWGSPFFRLVRENAAVFEELPPFLHEALVREYINSASSPGLHADVLTKLTEPWLGEVGQAAFYRQIAQADQRYTDEVQPRYPEIDLPFLVCWGVDDQWIPVAKASELAGLVPGAGLRLIQGAGHLVQEDNPAALLGALLPFLRGE; from the coding sequence ATGGAGCTGACTGAGCGGTTCGAGAGTTCGGCCGGACAGGTGCGGTGGGCGAGCTTCGGTGACGGCCCGCCGCTGGTGCTGCTGCACGGCACGCCGTGGTCGTCGTTCGTCTGGCGCCGGTTCGCCGAGGTGCTGGCCGGGTGGTGGCGGGTTTACCTCTGGGACATGCCGGGTTACGGCCAGTCCGCGAAGTTCGACGGCCAGGACGTGTCGCTGGCCGCGCAGGCGCGGGTGTTCAGCGAGCTGCTGGACCACTGGGGCCTGGACCGGCCCGCGGTGGTCGCGCACGATTTCGGCGGCGCCGTCTCGCTGCGCGCGCACCTGCTGCACGGACGCGCGTACGAGCGGCTCGCGGTGGTCGACCCGGTGGCGCTCGCGCCGTGGGGGTCGCCGTTTTTCCGGCTGGTGCGGGAGAATGCCGCGGTTTTCGAGGAACTGCCGCCGTTCCTGCACGAGGCGCTGGTGCGTGAGTACATCAACTCGGCGAGTTCGCCGGGGCTGCACGCGGACGTGCTGACGAAGCTGACCGAACCGTGGCTCGGCGAGGTCGGGCAGGCCGCGTTCTACCGGCAGATCGCGCAGGCCGACCAGCGCTACACCGATGAGGTGCAGCCGCGATATCCGGAGATCGACCTGCCGTTCCTGGTCTGCTGGGGTGTGGACGACCAGTGGATCCCGGTGGCCAAGGCGTCGGAGCTGGCCGGGCTGGTGCCGGGTGCGGGGCTGCGGCTGATCCAGGGCGCCGGGCACCTGGTGCAGGAGGACAACCCGGCGGCTCTGCTCGGTGCGTTGCTGCCGTTCCTACGGGGCGAGTAG
- a CDS encoding SGNH/GDSL hydrolase family protein: protein MGYERFVALGDSCTEGLDDPHPADGRYRGWADLVAARLAMDAPGFRYANLGVRGRRLDQITVEQVPALSTLQPDLVALFGGANDVLAGASAAELARRVDTAVHRVTGLAPKVVLFTLSDISHRMPFGKRLRPRIEALNDAIRDAAATYGTELVDLWPDRAADDLRYFGRDRLHLSDLGHRRLAAHLLTALAVPFEPSWLADLPGAPARPDARAHAEWLWHVVRPVAITRLRNRLIGRSPGDGFLPKRPELLPVSTEEIRAWISAPLPGNA from the coding sequence ATGGGTTACGAACGCTTTGTCGCGCTCGGCGACAGCTGCACGGAAGGGCTCGACGACCCGCATCCGGCGGACGGGCGCTACCGCGGCTGGGCCGACCTCGTCGCCGCCCGGCTCGCCATGGACGCGCCCGGGTTCCGCTACGCCAACCTGGGCGTGCGCGGCCGTCGGCTGGACCAGATCACCGTCGAGCAGGTACCCGCGCTCAGCACGCTGCAACCCGATCTGGTCGCCCTGTTCGGCGGCGCCAACGACGTGCTCGCCGGCGCGAGCGCGGCCGAACTCGCGCGCCGCGTGGACACCGCCGTGCACCGCGTCACCGGGCTCGCCCCGAAGGTGGTGCTGTTCACGCTGAGCGACATCTCCCACCGCATGCCGTTCGGCAAGCGTTTGCGCCCCCGGATCGAAGCGCTCAACGACGCCATCCGCGACGCCGCCGCCACCTACGGCACCGAGCTGGTCGACCTCTGGCCCGACCGCGCCGCCGACGACCTGCGGTACTTCGGCCGCGACCGGCTGCACCTGTCCGACCTCGGCCACCGCCGCCTCGCCGCGCACCTGCTCACCGCATTGGCGGTGCCGTTCGAGCCGAGCTGGCTGGCCGACCTGCCCGGCGCGCCCGCCCGGCCGGACGCCCGCGCGCACGCCGAATGGCTGTGGCACGTGGTCCGGCCGGTCGCCATCACGCGCCTGCGCAACCGGCTGATCGGCCGCTCCCCCGGCGACGGCTTCCTGCCGAAGCGCCCGGAACTGTTGCCGGTCTCGACCGAGGAGATCAGGGCATGGATCTCCGCCCCGCTCCCCGGCAACGCCTGA
- a CDS encoding TetR/AcrR family transcriptional regulator: MDLRPAPRQRLIDGAVALLAADGVEAVTLRGIAKHTGVSHGAPLRHFAGRAELLSAVAATGFTELYARRETLPPGPPRARLIAACHAYIEFALGNPAMFELMFRHDLLDTEDAELVRASSAVFDFFADLAGAASEPDTDPRLTAASLWAALHGLAELWLWGGLAKASFAPSIDVLLAVTLDAYLGSQPATGR, translated from the coding sequence ATGGATCTCCGCCCCGCTCCCCGGCAACGCCTGATCGACGGCGCCGTCGCCCTGCTCGCGGCCGACGGCGTCGAGGCGGTCACCCTGCGCGGCATCGCCAAGCACACCGGCGTCTCGCACGGTGCCCCGCTGCGCCACTTCGCCGGCCGCGCCGAACTGCTCTCCGCCGTCGCGGCCACCGGGTTCACCGAGCTGTACGCGCGCCGCGAGACGCTGCCGCCCGGTCCGCCGCGCGCCAGGCTGATCGCCGCCTGCCACGCCTACATCGAGTTCGCGCTGGGCAACCCGGCGATGTTCGAGCTGATGTTCCGGCACGACCTGCTCGACACCGAGGACGCCGAACTCGTGCGCGCCAGCAGCGCGGTCTTCGACTTCTTCGCGGACCTGGCGGGCGCGGCGTCGGAGCCGGACACCGATCCCCGCCTGACCGCCGCGTCGCTGTGGGCGGCGCTGCACGGCCTGGCGGAGCTGTGGCTGTGGGGCGGCCTCGCCAAGGCCAGCTTCGCGCCGTCGATCGACGTGCTGCTGGCGGTCACCCTGGACGCCTACCTCGGGAGTCAGCCGGCCACCGGGCGGTAG
- a CDS encoding dihydrofolate reductase family protein produces the protein MRKIVASLFISLDGVVEAPETWQGPFFDDRMGEVTGSRFTEAGALLLGRKTYEIFASHWPNETEDALAGVLNSVPKLVLSTTLDSVDWTPSTLINTDAAAKLAEEKARDGGDILVSGSVSVVRWLLAEGLLDELELLVHPTVLGKGERLFDNTQVNFEVAETEQFPGGAVRIVYRPVAG, from the coding sequence ATGCGGAAGATTGTTGCGAGCCTCTTCATCTCGCTCGACGGGGTGGTCGAGGCACCGGAAACCTGGCAGGGACCGTTCTTCGACGACCGGATGGGGGAGGTCACCGGCTCGCGGTTCACCGAGGCGGGCGCGCTCCTGCTCGGCCGCAAGACCTACGAGATCTTCGCGTCGCACTGGCCGAACGAGACCGAGGACGCGCTGGCCGGCGTGCTGAACAGCGTGCCGAAGCTGGTGCTGTCCACCACGCTGGACTCGGTCGACTGGACGCCCTCCACGTTGATCAACACCGACGCGGCGGCGAAGCTGGCCGAGGAGAAGGCCCGCGACGGCGGGGACATCCTGGTCTCCGGCAGCGTCAGCGTGGTCCGCTGGCTGCTGGCCGAGGGCCTGCTGGACGAGCTGGAGCTGCTGGTCCACCCGACCGTGCTCGGCAAGGGCGAGCGCCTGTTCGACAACACCCAGGTGAACTTCGAGGTCGCCGAGACCGAGCAGTTCCCCGGCGGCGCGGTCCGGATCGTCTACCGCCCGGTGGCCGGCTGA
- a CDS encoding TetR/AcrR family transcriptional regulator — protein sequence MSTRDRILDAAARVMRSHGLAKATTKEIAKAAGFSEAALYKHFRDKTDLFLAVLEERMPTGLGLLIGGLPERVGGDPVEQVLTEFAEAAIAFYGETFPIAASLFSDPHLLTAHREVVHDRGKGPRHVGDMLADYLEAEQRLGRISVKADPRAAAELLLGACLQQGFLSNFDQRREDEPTRRKLAEGWVRTLLDGLGLLERA from the coding sequence TTGAGCACTCGGGACCGGATCCTCGACGCGGCCGCGCGGGTGATGCGCAGCCACGGGCTGGCGAAGGCGACCACAAAGGAGATCGCGAAGGCGGCGGGCTTCTCCGAAGCCGCGCTGTACAAGCACTTCCGCGACAAGACCGACCTGTTCCTCGCGGTGCTCGAAGAACGGATGCCGACCGGGCTCGGCCTGCTGATCGGCGGCCTGCCGGAGCGGGTCGGCGGGGATCCGGTCGAGCAGGTGCTCACCGAGTTCGCCGAGGCCGCGATCGCCTTCTACGGCGAGACGTTCCCGATCGCCGCTTCGCTGTTCTCCGATCCGCACCTGCTCACCGCGCACCGCGAGGTGGTGCACGACCGCGGCAAGGGCCCGCGGCACGTCGGCGACATGCTCGCCGACTATCTCGAAGCCGAACAGCGCCTCGGCCGGATCAGTGTGAAGGCCGATCCGCGCGCGGCGGCCGAACTGCTGCTCGGCGCGTGCCTGCAACAAGGCTTCCTGAGCAACTTCGACCAGCGGCGTGAGGACGAGCCCACTCGGCGGAAGCTGGCCGAAGGCTGGGTGCGCACCCTGCTCGACGGTCTGGGGCTTCTCGAGCGCGCGTAG
- a CDS encoding NAD(P)-dependent oxidoreductase encodes MKITLFGATGATGKHVVDQACAAGHQVTAVVRDASKLTRGDVTVVEADTMDPAAIEPAVAGADGVISALGSRNGRAPTTVCTDGAASILRAMAAVGTRRLVVVSASGLAKDNDGPLTRVLVKPLVQRMLRNPFADMTRMEELVRESELDWTIVRPPMLTEGPRGPYRTAVDTGVRGGMRISRANLAHALLRALPDEDTYGKVLTVAR; translated from the coding sequence ATGAAGATCACCCTTTTCGGGGCCACCGGCGCCACCGGCAAGCACGTGGTCGACCAGGCGTGTGCGGCCGGGCACCAGGTCACGGCCGTGGTCAGGGACGCGTCGAAGCTGACCAGGGGCGACGTGACCGTGGTCGAGGCCGACACCATGGACCCCGCGGCGATCGAGCCCGCGGTGGCCGGAGCCGACGGGGTGATCTCCGCGCTGGGCAGCCGGAACGGCCGCGCTCCCACCACCGTCTGCACCGACGGCGCGGCGAGCATCCTGCGCGCGATGGCCGCGGTGGGCACCCGGCGGCTGGTGGTGGTCAGCGCGAGCGGGCTGGCCAAGGACAACGACGGCCCGCTCACGCGCGTGCTGGTCAAGCCGCTCGTGCAGCGGATGCTGCGGAACCCGTTCGCCGACATGACCCGGATGGAGGAACTCGTCCGCGAAAGCGAACTCGACTGGACGATCGTGCGCCCGCCGATGCTCACCGAAGGGCCGCGCGGGCCGTACCGGACCGCGGTCGACACCGGCGTGCGCGGCGGCATGCGGATTTCGCGGGCAAATCTCGCTCACGCGCTCCTGCGTGCGCTGCCCGACGAAGACACCTACGGGAAAGTCCTCACCGTGGCGCGATGA
- a CDS encoding SgcJ/EcaC family oxidoreductase — protein sequence MNDQEQIRSLIEQWIGAVNQHDLPGVLAEHTDDVVMFDVPEPQDGVRGIEAYRETWPPFFEWLANGAIFELVSLEVTAGADVAFAFALLRCGKPAEIGDQRLRISFGLRKEDGRWLIAHEHHSFPLVVDGDARVRAIHEEWFEETARKDLDGMMAHIADDVVSYEHDGPLEFVGLPAVREVCRAGLEQSTGKVEWHMPEMTVLTGDDLAVAWGINHLRAERPDGTFAEDRSRGTRVFQRRDGRWRMVHQHVSFPRDPDTEPSDMARFRE from the coding sequence ATGAACGACCAGGAGCAGATCCGGAGCCTGATCGAGCAGTGGATCGGGGCGGTGAACCAGCACGACCTGCCGGGCGTGCTCGCGGAGCACACCGACGACGTGGTCATGTTCGACGTGCCGGAACCGCAGGACGGGGTTCGCGGCATCGAGGCCTACCGCGAAACGTGGCCGCCGTTCTTCGAATGGCTTGCGAACGGCGCGATTTTCGAACTGGTGTCGCTGGAAGTCACCGCCGGCGCGGACGTCGCGTTCGCCTTCGCCCTGCTGCGCTGCGGCAAGCCCGCCGAGATCGGCGACCAGCGGCTCCGGATCAGCTTCGGCCTGCGGAAAGAGGATGGGCGCTGGCTGATCGCGCACGAGCACCACTCGTTCCCGCTGGTCGTGGACGGTGACGCGCGGGTGCGCGCAATCCACGAGGAATGGTTCGAGGAAACCGCGCGCAAGGACCTCGACGGAATGATGGCGCACATCGCGGACGACGTGGTGTCGTACGAGCACGACGGCCCGCTGGAGTTCGTCGGCCTACCGGCGGTGCGCGAGGTGTGCCGGGCCGGGCTCGAGCAGAGCACGGGCAAGGTGGAATGGCACATGCCGGAAATGACCGTGCTCACCGGGGACGACCTCGCCGTGGCCTGGGGCATCAACCACCTGCGAGCGGAGCGGCCGGACGGCACGTTCGCGGAGGACCGGTCGCGGGGCACGCGGGTCTTCCAGCGCCGTGACGGCCGGTGGCGGATGGTTCACCAGCACGTGTCCTTCCCGCGGGATCCCGACACGGAACCGTCCGATATGGCACGATTTCGCGAGTGA